The DNA window TTTGAAATGAGTTGGTGAATATGGATGTCCACTATCTGCATTAGGGAAGCACTTTGAATCAGTATTAGATAGATTATATTGTGGATCAACATTAACTGACTGAAGAGACATTTCTTTCAACCAAGAGGAAGGATTAGTGGCACTACTCTTTTTTTAGATATGTGGTAAAAAAATGTCTTGTCGGAAGTTACTTATGAAAGTGTTTCCCGAGAAAGAAAGGGAAATCCAATCATTGTTTTTACTTGCATGATTGAATAACATGACAAAACATAAGACACGACAAAGGATGTGCATGAAGTCGAGTGGCAAATAGATGTAATTGCTTGTGAGATCAGGTGGAAGATTCTTATTACTCAATATTTCGTGATGCAATAGAATATTACTGGACCCTATGAATGTGACTTGCTAGCAGTTACATCTTCACATTTCCTGTCTGAAAATGGTTCATGACTTCATATGCTTGATAAACAGGTGGAAAGTCAGAGTACTGCAATGACTTTGATCTGCGGAAACCCCTGGAGAGGCATTTCTTTAGTGGGAAGCAGATTGATTGTGTTAGCCTAAAAGAATCTGCTGATCTTGGCGCATTTCATGAACGTTGCTCGAGTTTCTTATCGCAAGCAAATCAGTAAGTCATATTACATTCATGCTTCTACTAGAGCCCCTATAAATTCttatttatgattataatagtAGGTCAATATTCATGGTATTACTAAATAAATCAACATGAGGTTTGATCGAATTGGGATGACAGTGATCAAATCAAAGTTGATCAATCAACTATATATGCAAATGACCCAATCATTCTTTGGTTCCTGGAGGTAGTATAATCTAATTTGTCTCATCTGCTTTTAGGAACAATGGGAACATAACAGGGGGACGTATTGCTATTCAGTCACTGTGTTCGCCGCAATGTGAATATTCCAACAGAGTAAGTATCTATTTCATTTGAATCttgtattttataatttaatgagGTGTTTGGCCCTGCTGATAGATCTCTACTCTGCTATAGGAATGGGAAATGCTTTCTTTTGTTAGATCATTGAAAAGTGTTGTGAGATTGTCAAATGCAGTAGCTGTCGTAACATTTTCACCTTCTCTCGTTTCAACAACCTTCTCAATAAGGCTGCAACATTTGGCTGACACATTAGTTTCCGTGAAAGCAATTCCAGGTGTTTACTGCTCTTTTCTATTTTCATTCATAATACCTACCCACAATACTTGCGCGCAAATGTAACATACTAGTTATGCCTTGCCTTGATTAGATGAAGACAAGGAACTGGCCAAGCTTCTTACAGGATACCAGGATATGGTTGGACTTCTTAGTGTGCACAAAGTTGCACGTTTTAACACACAGGTACGTCATATGTGTGGTTTGCTACTATAACTTGATGCTTTTTGTTATGTTGTTTTGTATGAGCACTACAATGAAAAGCTAGAAAATTTGAACTCCACACCGGGAAGAAAAAAGGCACCTCATTTACTATTCCTATGTCAAATGAAAGTGATACTTATACTATTGcagttgtttttataatttatactcTTTTGTGTTGTAAAATGACTGGTATCCATCACAATGAAGCATCTGAACTCATCTAGAACATTTTTGTCCTAAATTATCATAATATGATATGGCTAGAAACATCTGATTTGTGCCCTGGCTAACATAGGTCCCTGCAATTCTGGAGACAACCACATTCTCAATGAAACTGCAAAAGCGAAGATCCTTAGTTCTGGAATGTATAAACCAAGCACCTGTAGACGGTGCAACTGGAAGCTCTTATGGTTCTTCTGGTAGTTGTTCTGGGTCTTCTAAAACAGGTTCCTTCGACTTTTAGTTGATGATGCGTGTATCTATTTAAGATTATTGAATTTTTGGTGTCggctgatgatatcttggaaatgTTTTGCTAGAGCATCCGGTTTTTTTTGGTGCCTTTTAGTCACTGTATGTGTGATCCTAAGATTGGTTTGGAGTTACTACATAAGATGCTTTAATCAGTCATTGAAAGTAATCTACTCTCTACATTGTGTGAGAGCAGGCCTAGAATACATAACTGACCGTCTTAGTAATTCACATCACAGTCACTATAAGATATCATAAATAAGTTGACTTAAGATATCATAAATGATGGAGTACATAAATGATGGAGTTAGCGAAATCAATATCCTAGAATTCCCACTTTTGTCATACTTAAATCctgtttttatttgatttattttatttacatatcTCTTGGTTAaaaaattatttccaaaatctAGTTTTCCAAATACTACTACTGTTAACTGTTTCTCTACTTTCTCTCCCactaagagcattcacaatagtGGACGAACTGGGCGGACGACCCCTCGTCCGTCGGGTTTGCCGCTTGGCCGTTAGCTCGTCCGCCGTCTCGTCCGGTATTGCGGGCACCCGACGGACGAGAgcatttttcgattttttattttttatttttagtttttattttttttaatttcaactctatatatccggctcgttgcacttcattcCATTTGCATTTCATTTAATGCACAACGATCGTCGAAAATGAAGGcctaaaacataaacatatcatacTATTGTGGCTAGCGGCAAACTATAAAGATTCAAGACATACTAAACTTTGtttaaattgttgttttttttgttgcattgtattatttttattattatttttttaataaaattgttattgcactttctccgcCCGTATTCGTGGCGAAATTTTATTCCGTAATTgcttatttgtgaatttttattattgtacttgtccgccgggatgtcctagtgcttgtccactattgtgtagtgggatgtcctagtgatgtggcagtggggtgggaagtcctagtgacgtggcagaaggtgtttttgggaagtcctagttcTAGTCCGTGGGGAAGTCCTTCCTGCTGTGATGCTCTCAGCCAAATCAATAACAGCTTTAAATCTCTTTTCTTACCCTTTTAATAATCTCCACATCTTCCACCCCTTCACCTCCTCCACGAGTGATGTGTATTACATATTAATAGAGAAGAGGTAAGAAACTGATTAAGAGGGACGGAGAGAGCTTAGATTGGTTTCTCCTCCTTCTACGGTTTCAAGTCATCTCGAGGGTAAATAGAGAACTATTATTGATACTTTTCGAAAAAACTAAACTCTGATGCTATGAAGAAAACAATGAAACAAATAGAGGAAATCAAGCCTTATTCTTGCAATAGTCTTATTCATTTATATGATGGGTTTGATAATTGAAGAGCTTCTATATGATGGGTTTGTTAAAGCCTAACATACTAAACACGAAAGGAATAAATACTGAAGACAAAGAAACATAACATAAAGGTGTTTGGTCTTCAAAGTGCCTATCTATACTCCATTGTCTCATCTTTGACGATGGATGTGATTACCTTGCTTCAAGCCGAGTCTCGGTTATTGATAATGCGGATTAAAATGATGTAAATTTCAACGAAAAGAGagatattttattgaaaaacaGACACGAACAGAATAAAAAGACATTCGACATGAGCCATAATATGAACGAATGAGCGAAAATAACATGCAACACAGATTGGAACTTCCATCAAAAGCCCAATAGTGGCTCAAGATTGTTGGAGAGTGTTGGCAACATCTATCACAAACCGATACTTCACATCAGCCTTGGTCAGCCTCTCTAAAGCAGTGTTAACGTAGTCTGCTGAGATTAGTTCAATATCTGCCTTTATATTATGCTTGGCCGCGAAATCAATCATTTCTTGTGTCTCTTTCATTCCTCCAATCCCACTCCCTGATATCATCTTTCTCCCTAAAATAATATTCATTTCAACCACACATTAATCTCATACAAATGATTGAATTTAGCATGTATCTTAGATTCTTATACTCCATATGGGTATTGTACCTGCAAGTAAAGGAAAAACCGGTAGCTCGAGAGGCTTATCTGGGGCGCCAAGCATGATGAGCTTTCCGTGAGCCTTCAAGAGGCCAATGAGTGGCATCAAAGCATGATGTGCTGATACTGTATCTATAATACCATCCATTGTCCCCATT is part of the Salvia splendens isolate huo1 chromosome 22, SspV2, whole genome shotgun sequence genome and encodes:
- the LOC121787592 gene encoding elongator complex protein 4-like; translated protein: MVMAANKPRSGSFSRNFGAASSSVPSIPGLKHGPNGTMLLSSGIPDLDKILGGGLALGSLVVVTEDPEAPHHMLLLRNFMSQGLVHRQPLIYASPASDPRGFLGTLPSPMVSKDEKSRVHETEQEKGLRIAWQYKKYIGEHTSESHRGGKSEYCNDFDLRKPLERHFFSGKQIDCVSLKESADLGAFHERCSSFLSQANQNNGNITGGRIAIQSLCSPQCEYSNREWEMLSFVRSLKSVVRLSNAVAVVTFSPSLVSTTFSIRLQHLADTLVSVKAIPDEDKELAKLLTGYQDMVGLLSVHKVARFNTQVPAILETTTFSMKLQKRRSLVLECINQAPVDGATGSSYGSSGSCSGSSKTGSFDF